From the Lactobacillus sp. PV034 genome, the window TACCATTACCATTTCCCGAACTACCTTGTCCGGAATTAGCTTGCTGGTCATTTGCACCAATATTTCTTTCTGAAGTAGAGGAGCCCTTGCTATTCACGTTACTTTCTTTGCCGTAATATTCATCATTAGAAGGGTTACCATTTGCTACTGCAAAGAGATCATCTAAGTTACGTTTCTTAGAAATTGTCTTTCCAGTATAAATCAGAGTTTTGCCATAATCATTATCCATATCATCAAGATAATCATAGAATAAGCGGTAATCTTTATGAGAAGCTCCTATACCAAATTCACTGTTAGCTTCAGGAGCAGGGGATAAGCTTAAAGCAGTAACTTTCTTGCCAGAAATACGGTAATCTTCACCATCAAAGTTAACCGTACCAGGAAGCGTACCTGTTTTCTTTACCACTCGATTCTCATAAACACTATCTGGCTTAGGCATTTTCTTGCTAAGATTAAAGATTGATGGATCTTCTTGGTATAAAGCATTTGCAATATTAGCCCATAACTGAAGATTGGTTTCACTTGAGTTAGTATCTAAGGTGTAAGAGTGGCCATAGAAATTGTCATAACCAATCCAACTTGAGATAGTTACTCCAGGAGTCGCACCGTTGAACCAAATATCACGGTAATCATTACTTGTACCAGTTTTACCAATTAAACTCTTAGTGCTAAATTGTAATGAACTCTTGAGACTTGATGCAGTACCACTGGCAACCACTTGGTGTAACATCTTTTGCATGATATAGGTAGTTCCTTTAGAGAAGACTTTGGTCTTTTTGGTGTGGTGTTTATAGAGCACGCGACCAGTAGGATCAGTAATTTCATCAATGTAGTAAGCAGAGCTGCGGTTACCATTATTGTAGAAATTAGAGAAGGCACTGGCATTATCAGCAACTGAGAAACCATAATCGGTACCACCAAGAGCTAATCCAAGGTTTTCGTATTCACTCTTGCTAAGGTTCAAACCTAATTTCTTCATAGTTGCTTGTTCATCAATACCCCGTGTATGAAGAAGTTTATTATAAATATTTACTGCTGGAAGATTATATGATTTTGCTAACGCTTCTTGTGCAGGAATAAAGCGGTTTTCAATCGTCATATTGTAATCGGTTGGAATATAATTTCCATAATTTTTAGGGAAATCGGCGATTGCAGTTTGACTAGAAATAATTTTATGTTCAATTGCAGGAGCATATACTAAGTAAGGCTTAATTGAAGAACCAGGAGAACGATAAGTATCAAAGGCATGATTTATCTGTGAATTTTTAAAATCAACACCACCGGAAAAGGCTAAAACTGCACCCGTTTCATTATCGATAGCAACACTACCATTTTCAACGTTTTCAGTTGTGTTCACGTATTTATTAGTGGATTGGTCATAATCTTCACTAGTATGACTTTCACCCAGATTAGATTCTTTTACTGCAGTCTGCATTGCCTGGTAAAGTGGTTTGCGAATCGTAGTATGAACTGTATAACCCTTTTCGTGTAATAATTGGGTTGCATTTGCTAGATACTGATTATATTGGTTGGTATCCTTTTTTACATCCGAAGGATTAAGTCCATCTTGCTGAATTAAATCATCAGCAATTATCTCTGAACTCTTATTCATCACTAAATTAAATAAGTATGAATTTTGTTTCTTTTGTTTCTTTGCTTTACCTGGTTTTAAGAAATCTTTAGTTAAATCGTATTTCTTAGCAGATTCATATTGTTCTTTAGTAATATCACCATTACGATACATTCTAAATAAAACAATATCTTTACGGCGCATACCCAAGGAAATATTACTTTTCAGCTTGCCGTTTACTGTATAAGGAGTATAAACAGAAGGACTTTGTGGTAAGCCAGCGATAAAAGCGACTTCAGGTAAGGTCAGATCATTTAGATCTTTACCAAAAATTCCTTGAGCAGCAGTTTTTATTCCGTTAATGTTTTCACCATTATTATTTTTACCATAAGGTGCAGAGTTTAAATATGCGCGTAAAATCGTATCCTTAGAGAAGTTTTGTTCAAGTTTATGTGCATAAAACATTTCAGTTATTTTGCGACGCCAAGTAGTCTGACTAGTCAAAAATTGCATTTTTACCAGTTGTTGCGTTAGCGTTGAACCACCCGTTTGGACACCAATTCCCGTAAATTCTGAAATAACAGCTCTGACTAATGACTTGGGAAGCACACCTTTATGTTCGTAAAAAGTTTCGTCTTCGGTAGCAGTGACTGCCTTTTTGATTAACGGTGTAATTTCTTCATCACTCGCCTTGTCAACTTTAATATCAGAATTAACTTTGGCAATTTTTTGGTTACCAGAATAATATAAAGTAGCGGAACTTTGGGCATGATTAATTGGTCGATTAAGTTGACTTACAGTTGGAATAGGGGGTTGCCGTACGATTCCAACAGCGTAGCCACTACCAAAGCCTACAAGTAAAAAAATAATAAAGGCTAAAATAGCAAAAGCATAATGAAAAATACGATGGAGAGTAAGATAAGTTACTCCCGCGTAAAAAGATAGTTTGCTTTCATCAGATTCTTGAGCTAATTCATTAACTTTGGGACCAGCCGTCAAGAAATTAATAAATTTTTCTTTTAAATTTTTCACAATAAATTCCTTTTTATAATGTACTTTTCCTTATTATAGCAAAAAGGACGGTTAATTAACCGTCCTTTTTTGAATTGTAGCAATATTATAAAAATTATTTAGTTAATTCATAGATTGCTTGGGCATAAATAGCAATTGAATCAATCCAATCGTCAACCTTCATATATTCATTAGGTTGGTGCATTACTAAAGGAGCACCTTCAGGTTGTGCACCAAAAGCTACCCCATGTTCAAATAAGCGACCATAAGTACCGCCACCGATAACTACTTCATGGCCCTTTTTACCTGTTTGTTCTTCGTATACTGAAAGTAAAGTTTGAACTAAAGGATCAGTAACTGGAACATAGTGAGGAGCTTCGTTTTTACCATTAACACGTGCAACTAAAATATCGCCATATTTTTCATTGATTTGTTCGCACATTTTTTCGGGATTCGTACCTTGAGGGTAACGGACATTGTTCAAAATGTAAGCATCTTGGCCTTCTACTTTAAAGATTGAAGGTGAACTTGCAATATCGCCCATTAAATCGTCATGGTGAGCAATACCCAATTTTTCACCATGGAAATCTTTGTGTTCAACAGTAGCAATAAAATGGAGGAAGTTCTTAACTTGACCACCAAAATCAAGTGAATCAAGGAATAAAGCAAGGTAGGTTGCAGCGTTACGACCAGTTTCTGGAGCAGAAGCATGAGCACCTTGACCAGTTAAAGTTAAAAGAGCGCGGCCACTGACCATTTCAAACTTACCTTCGAGATTATGTTCTTTAAGGAATAAGTCGTATTTAGGCTTGATGCTTTCTAAATCTTCACCATTTAATTGAGCAGTAGCAGTTTGGG encodes:
- a CDS encoding transglycosylase domain-containing protein, whose amino-acid sequence is MKNLKEKFINFLTAGPKVNELAQESDESKLSFYAGVTYLTLHRIFHYAFAILAFIIFLLVGFGSGYAVGIVRQPPIPTVSQLNRPINHAQSSATLYYSGNQKIAKVNSDIKVDKASDEEITPLIKKAVTATEDETFYEHKGVLPKSLVRAVISEFTGIGVQTGGSTLTQQLVKMQFLTSQTTWRRKITEMFYAHKLEQNFSKDTILRAYLNSAPYGKNNNGENINGIKTAAQGIFGKDLNDLTLPEVAFIAGLPQSPSVYTPYTVNGKLKSNISLGMRRKDIVLFRMYRNGDITKEQYESAKKYDLTKDFLKPGKAKKQKKQNSYLFNLVMNKSSEIIADDLIQQDGLNPSDVKKDTNQYNQYLANATQLLHEKGYTVHTTIRKPLYQAMQTAVKESNLGESHTSEDYDQSTNKYVNTTENVENGSVAIDNETGAVLAFSGGVDFKNSQINHAFDTYRSPGSSIKPYLVYAPAIEHKIISSQTAIADFPKNYGNYIPTDYNMTIENRFIPAQEALAKSYNLPAVNIYNKLLHTRGIDEQATMKKLGLNLSKSEYENLGLALGGTDYGFSVADNASAFSNFYNNGNRSSAYYIDEITDPTGRVLYKHHTKKTKVFSKGTTYIMQKMLHQVVASGTASSLKSSLQFSTKSLIGKTGTSNDYRDIWFNGATPGVTISSWIGYDNFYGHSYTLDTNSSETNLQLWANIANALYQEDPSIFNLSKKMPKPDSVYENRVVKKTGTLPGTVNFDGEDYRISGKKVTALSLSPAPEANSEFGIGASHKDYRLFYDYLDDMDNDYGKTLIYTGKTISKKRNLDDLFAVANGNPSNDEYYGKESNVNSKGSSTSERNIGANDQQANSGQGSSGNGNGNKSNDTSNAADASVSNNEAAPSTNADSAEAATENNQVSENNGQ
- the pepV gene encoding dipeptidase PepV → MELDYKKLAKEKKDDILRDLGELIAIDSAENLDEASKEYPVGPGPVKAMKKFLSFAKRDGFDTENFDNYAGRINYGEGDKRVGIIGHMDVVPAGDGWKTDPFKMTIKDGKIYGRGSADDKGPSLAAYYGMLILKEHGFEPKKKIDFVVGTNEETDWVGIEYYLKHQPAPDVAFSPDAEFPIINGEQGIVTLKLDFKDDFNEGSVKLWTFNAGIAANVIPQTATAQLNGEDLESIKPKYDLFLKEHNLEGKFEMVSGRALLTLTGQGAHASAPETGRNAATYLALFLDSLDFGGQVKNFLHFIATVEHKDFHGEKLGIAHHDDLMGDIASSPSIFKVEGQDAYILNNVRYPQGTNPEKMCEQINEKYGDILVARVNGKNEAPHYVPVTDPLVQTLLSVYEEQTGKKGHEVVIGGGTYGRLFEHGVAFGAQPEGAPLVMHQPNEYMKVDDWIDSIAIYAQAIYELTK